The following coding sequences lie in one Apium graveolens cultivar Ventura chromosome 3, ASM990537v1, whole genome shotgun sequence genomic window:
- the LOC141714047 gene encoding uncharacterized protein LOC141714047: MDKTEEEAWQYFEELAEKTMLWESTREPNPEPERSKGLHVVGNSITTEAKLATLTKRLEALDTNNVPFQFSICANCSSPNHVIDNCPESEQVNDMFQPRVRNDPYAPTYNPGWKNHPNFS, encoded by the coding sequence ATGGATAAAACTGAGGAAGAAGCTTGGCAATATTTTGAGGAGTTAGCTGAAAAAACAATGTTGTGGGAGTCAACTAGGGAACCTAATCCGGAACCTGAAAGATCTAAGGGCTTACACGTAGTTGGTAATTCTATTACAACCGAAGCTAAGTTAGCTACACTCACTAAACGTCTAGAGGCCTTAGATACCAACAATGTGCCttttcaattttctatatgtGCAAATTGTAGTTCTCCTAATCATGTAATAGACAATTGCCCTGAAAGTGAACAAGTTAATGATATGTTTCAACCTAGAGTTAGGAATGATCCATATGCACCCACATACAATCCTGGTTGGAAGAATCACCCAAATTTCTCATGA
- the LOC141712038 gene encoding uncharacterized protein LOC141712038: MSQGYAIELYFDPALENQVLKAWNVLARRQISTQLIEIESRPHITLFSSSYVEPLKLENIVKNFASKQEPVPLSFRSIGALPSDNNVLFLAPNPSLSLLHFHLQLCDAMKKEGVEIGEEYRADSWIPYCPVAEEVSRTRMAEAFTVLRDLKLPVSGYAMEIGLVEYSPVRELFSYALGNAVEP, translated from the coding sequence ATGTCACAAGGCTATGCAATTGAGCTTTACTTTGACCCGGCCCTCGAAAACCAAGTCTTGAAAGCTTGGAATGTGTTGGCTCGCCGCCAGATTAGTACTCAGCTTATTGAAATTGAATCAAGGCCTCATATTACTTTGTTTTCTAGTTCCTATGTTGAACCCTTGAAGCTTGAAAACATTGTCAAGAATTTCGCTTCTAAGCAAGAACCTGTGCCCTTGTCTTTTCGTTCGATTGGAGCACTTCCGAGCGACAACAATGTGCTTTTTCTTGCGCCAAATCCTTCTTTGTCTCTGCTACACTTTCATTTGCAGTTGTGTGATGCTATGAAGAAGGAGGGCGTTGAAATTGGTGAGGAGTATCGTGCTGATTCGTGGATTCCTTATTGTCCTGTTGCTGAAGAGGTGTCAAGAACTCGTATGGCTGAGGCATTCACTGTTTTGAGGGACTTGAAGTTGCCGGTTTCTGGGTATGCAATGGAAATTGGGTTAGTTGAATACTCTCCTGTTCGTGAGCTCTTCTCTTATGCACTGGGTAATGCAGTGGAACCATGA
- the LOC141712039 gene encoding beta-glucuronosyltransferase GlcAT14B-like — MKRQPHTAQHKWILALAIACIILTLSLLFLITLTSASTILLLPLQRYAAATSKVQSEPVTPPPPPPPRLAYLISGSKGDHKMLRRTLLALYHPYNQYVVHLDAESSPEERLDLFNFVKNCSTFVQFGNVRMITKANLVTYRGSTMVANTLHAAAVLLRDAGEWDWFINLSASDYPLVTQDDLLDAFSDLPRDLNFIEHTSKLGWKREHRAKPVMVDPGLYMTKKSDVFFTTERRGVPTAFKLFTGSAWMALSRPFINYCIWGWDNLPRTILMYYTNFVSSPESYFQTVICNAPEFSNTTVNTDMHFIPWDNPPQQHPKHITVDDMREMVASNAPFARKFHKDDPVLDKIDSELLFRGQDMIVPGGWCLGSQKNGADPCSVAGNITHFLPTPGAKRLKTLIGYLLSDNKFRPRQCK; from the exons ATGAAGAGACAACCACACACAGCACAACACAAATGGATATTGGCATTAGCCATtgcatgtattattcttactttaTCCCTTCTCTTCTTGATAACTCTCACTTCCGCCAGCACCATTCTTCTCCTGCCTCTACAACGTTATGCAGCAGCCACTTCCAAGGTCCAGTCAGAGCCAGTCACTCCGCCACCCCCTCCACCTCCGCGCCTAGCTTACCTCATCTCTGGCTCAAAAGGCGACCATAAAATGCTTCGTCGTACACTCCTGGCTCTATACCATCCCTATAATCAGTACGTTGTTCATCTTGATGCTGAATCCTCCCCTGAAGAGCGTTTGGATTTGTTCAATTTTGTAAAAAATTGCTCCACTTTTGTTCAGTTTGGTAATGTACGGATGATCACCAAGGCAAATCTTGTCACCTATAGGGGTTCCACTATGGTAGCTAATACACTTCATGCTGCAGCTGTGTTGTTGAGAGATGCTGGAGAGTGGGATTGGTTTATTAATCTCAGCGCTTCTGACTATCCGCTCGTTACTCAAGATG ATCTTCTTGATGCGTTTTCAGATTTACCGCGAGACTTAAATTTCATTGAGCATACTAGTAAACTTGGGTGGAAAAG GGAACACCGAGCTAAGCCGGTAATGGTTGATCCAGGGTTGTATATGACGAAAAAGAGTGATGTCTTCTTCACTACAGAACGTCGAGGTGTGCCAACAGCATTCAAGCTCTTTACAG GATCTGCTTGGATGGCACTTTCTCGGCCTTTCATAAACTACTGCATATGGGGATGGGACAATTTGCCCAGAACAATTCTCATGTACTATACAAATTTTGTGTCCTCCCCTGAAAGCTATTTCCAAACTGTCATCTGTAATGCTCCTGAGTTTAGTAATACCACAGTGAACACTGATATGCACTTCATACCGTGGGACAAtcctccacagcagcatcccaagCACATTACTGTTGATGACATGAGAGAGATGGTTGCCAGTAATGCACCATTTGCAAGAAAGTTCCACAAAGACGACCCAGTGCTTGATAAGATTGATTCTGAACTCCTGTTTCGTGGTCAAGATATGATAGTTCCTGGTGGATGGTGCTTAGGTAGTCAGAAAAATGGGGCTGATCCCTGTTCTGTTGCAGGGAATATAACACATTTTTTGCCCACCCCTGGAGCAAAGAGACTAAAAACTTTGATTGGATATCTCTTGTCAGATAATAAGTTTCGACCAAGGCAATGTAAATAG
- the LOC141712042 gene encoding glycerol-3-phosphate acyltransferase RAM2-like, giving the protein MDGTLLRGRSSFPYFALVAFEVGGALRLLFLLLASPLAGLLYYNISESAGIQVLVFATFCGMKVSDIESVAHAVLPKFYSADLHPESWRVFSSCGTRYVLTANPRIMVEGFLKEYLGADVVLGTEIATFRGRATGFLTSPGVLVGNNKALALQKAFCDTSPPDIGLGDRKTDFPFMKLCKESYVVPARPEVEAVTHDKLPKPVIFHDGRLVKKPTPLTALLILLWLPVGFILACMRIAAGALLPMPLVYHAFRALGVRVIIKGTPPPPAQNSPNQTGNLFICSHRTLLDPIFLSAALGRPIPAVTYSLSRLSEIISPIKTVRLSRDRVTDANMIKKLLQKGDLVLCPEGTTCREPFLLRFSALFAELTDELVPVAMSNRMSMFHGTTARGWKGMDPFYFFMNPSPAYEVTFLNKLPKELTCGTGQSSHVVANYIQRTIASTLSYECTNFTRRDKYRALAGNDGTVAR; this is encoded by the exons ATGGACGGGACTTTACTCCGAGGAAGGAGCTCATTTCCATATTTTGCCCTTGTTGCATTTGAAGTTGGTGGAGCTCTGAGACTTCTGTTCTTGTTACTAGCTTCTCCATTAGCTGGACTACTATACTACAACATTTCTGAGTCTGCAGGCATTCAGGTCCTGGTTTTTGCAACTTTCTGTGGCATGAAAGTGTCCGATATAGAGTCTGTTGCACATGCTGTTTTGCCAAAATTTTACTCTGCTGACTTGCATCCCGAATCCTGGCGTGTGTTCTCTTCTTGTGGGACAAGATATGTGTTGACAGCAAATCCAAGGATCATGGTGGAGGGATTCTTAAAGGAATATTTAGGGGCTGATGTTGTACTGGGAACAGAAATCGCAACATTTAGAGGTCGTGCCACAGGTTTTTTGACTAGCCCTGGTGTGCTTGTTGGCAATAACAAGGCTTTGGCCTTGCAAAAGGCTTTTTGTGACACTTCTCCACCAGATATTGGACTTGGCGATCGAAAGACCGATTTCCCCTTCATGAAACTCTGCAAG GAAAGTTATGTAGTTCCAGCACGTCCTGAAGTTGAGGCTGTAACACATGACAAGTTACCAAAGCCAGTAATATTTCATGACGGCCGTTTAGTTAAAAAACCAACTCCTCTTACAGCACTCCTCATCCTCCTCTGGCTTCCCGTTGGCTTCATCCTAGCATGCATGAGAATCGCCGCAGGTGCACTCCTCCCGATGCCCCTGGTTTACCATGCTTTCCGGGCCCTTGGGGTCCGTGTCATAATCAAAGGTACTCCACCGCCACCCGCCCAAAATTCCCCCAACCAAACCGGCAACTTATTCATATGTTCGCACAGAACCCTGCTTGACCCTATTTTTCTCTCTGCTGCCCTCGGCCGCCCTATCCCTGCAGTCACTTACTCCCTTTCCAGGCTCTCAGAGATTATTTCACCAATCAAAACCGTCCGTCTTAGCCGTGATCGAGTCACTGATGCTAACATGATCAAGAAACTATTACAAAAGGGTGATCTAGTACTATGTCCAGAAGGGACTACATGTAGAGAACCATTTCTACTTAGATTTTCTGCTTTGTTTGCTGAGTTGACAGACGAACTGGTTCCAGTGGCAATGTCAAATCGAATGAGCATGTTTCATGGAACAACGGCAAGGGGGTGGAAAGGGATGGACCCGTTTTATTTCTTTATGAACCCTAGTCCTGCATATGAGGTTACATTTTTAAACAAGTTGCCCAAGGAACTTACATGCGGCACAGGCCAATCCAGCCATGTTGTTGCCAATTATATACAGAGGACCATCGCTTCAACATTGTCCTATGAGTGCACCAATTTTACAAGGAGGGATAAGTATCGGGCATTGGCCGGGAATGATGGCACGGTTGCTAGATAA